In Streptomyces sp. NBC_00091, the following proteins share a genomic window:
- a CDS encoding YigZ family protein produces the protein MKADQYVTVAREGMHEAEINRSRFLCSLAPAATEQEAQEFIARVRKEHPTATHNCFAYVIGADASVQKASDDGEPGGTAGVPMLQMLTRRDIRYAVAVVTRYYGGVKLGAGGLIRAYGGVVGEALDALGTVTRHRYRLATVTVDHQRAGKTQNDLRSTGRAVLDVRYGEAVSIEIGLPEAEVEAFRAWLADATAGTAGFELGGEAYSEA, from the coding sequence GTGAAGGCAGACCAGTACGTGACGGTGGCCCGTGAGGGGATGCACGAGGCCGAGATCAACCGCTCGCGGTTCCTGTGCTCGCTCGCGCCCGCCGCGACCGAGCAGGAGGCGCAGGAGTTCATCGCGCGCGTCCGCAAGGAGCACCCCACCGCCACGCACAACTGCTTCGCCTACGTGATCGGCGCCGATGCCTCCGTCCAGAAGGCCAGCGACGACGGCGAGCCCGGCGGGACCGCCGGGGTGCCCATGCTCCAGATGCTGACCCGGCGCGACATCCGCTACGCCGTCGCCGTGGTCACCCGGTACTACGGCGGCGTGAAGCTCGGGGCCGGCGGGCTCATCCGGGCCTACGGAGGGGTCGTCGGCGAGGCGCTCGACGCGCTGGGCACCGTCACCCGCCACCGCTACCGGCTGGCCACCGTCACCGTCGACCACCAGCGGGCCGGCAAGACCCAGAACGACCTGCGCTCCACCGGCCGGGCCGTGCTGGACGTGCGCTACGGGGAGGCCGTCTCGATCGAGATCGGCCTCCCCGAGGCGGAGGTCGAGGCCTTCCGGGCCTGGCTCGCCGACGCCACGGCCGGGACCGCCGGCTTCGAGCTCGGCGGCGAGGCCTACAGCGAGGCCTGA
- a CDS encoding vanadium-dependent haloperoxidase produces the protein MPLSGPLRLRPALLAAGSAALLALTAAVPSAASPSAAVPPPPDPAAAGSVVLDWYDTTARTVAASAAPTQITNSRTWAISWIAAARAAREAPGGPGRGRFQDAAVASAVHDVLAALTPSRKADLDTALAATLGRIPDGAAEDRGVAAGARQAAALLADRAGDGLDPASSNAPFTVPAAAPGVWQPTPNGYAPAAQYGNRLARPFLLERPDQYRLGPPPALDSRRYRGDLAEVRAYGAADSSVRTPRQTETAQFWYGGSLTLYTEPVRVAVARAHGSSADRAALLALFHAASVDTQIATSDSKYTYLRWRPVTAIRTGSLHTDPAWRPLHETPAHPDYPSGHATYAGAAQTVLDALVGPVTAPFGLTSPTAPGVRRTYTAWSGLTRDNVDARVYSGIHTRTADEAGVRLGEAVARHALSNADRLLGRP, from the coding sequence ATGCCGCTCTCCGGACCTCTGCGCCTTCGTCCCGCGCTGCTCGCCGCCGGCTCCGCCGCGCTCCTCGCCCTGACCGCCGCCGTACCCTCGGCCGCCTCGCCTTCGGCCGCCGTGCCCCCGCCGCCGGATCCGGCCGCCGCCGGTTCGGTGGTGCTCGACTGGTACGACACCACCGCGCGGACCGTCGCCGCCTCGGCCGCCCCCACCCAGATCACCAACAGCCGCACCTGGGCGATCAGCTGGATCGCCGCCGCCCGCGCCGCCCGCGAGGCCCCCGGTGGGCCCGGCCGGGGCCGGTTCCAGGACGCCGCCGTCGCCTCCGCCGTCCACGACGTGCTGGCCGCGCTGACCCCCTCCCGCAAGGCCGACCTCGACACGGCCCTGGCCGCCACCCTCGGCCGGATCCCGGACGGGGCCGCCGAGGACCGGGGCGTGGCCGCCGGGGCCCGGCAGGCCGCGGCCCTGCTCGCCGACCGCGCCGGGGACGGCCTCGACCCGGCCTCCTCCAACGCGCCCTTCACCGTGCCGGCCGCCGCTCCCGGGGTGTGGCAGCCCACCCCGAACGGCTACGCGCCGGCCGCGCAGTACGGCAACCGCCTCGCCCGGCCCTTCCTCCTCGAGCGCCCCGACCAGTACCGGCTCGGCCCGCCGCCCGCGCTGGACTCCCGGCGCTACCGCGGCGACCTCGCGGAGGTGCGGGCGTACGGGGCGGCCGACAGCAGCGTGCGCACCCCGCGCCAGACCGAGACGGCGCAGTTCTGGTACGGGGGCTCGCTGACCCTGTACACGGAGCCGGTGCGGGTGGCGGTGGCCCGCGCGCACGGCTCCTCCGCCGACCGGGCGGCGCTGCTCGCGCTCTTCCACGCGGCCTCGGTCGACACCCAGATCGCGACCTCCGACAGCAAGTACACGTACCTGCGCTGGCGGCCGGTGACGGCGATCCGCACCGGGTCCCTCCACACCGACCCCGCGTGGCGGCCCCTGCACGAGACCCCGGCCCACCCCGACTACCCCAGCGGCCACGCCACGTACGCCGGCGCGGCCCAGACCGTGCTGGACGCGCTCGTCGGACCGGTGACGGCGCCCTTCGGCCTCACCAGCCCGACCGCGCCCGGGGTGCGCCGCACCTACACCGCCTGGAGCGGGCTCACCCGGGACAACGTGGACGCCCGGGTCTACTCCGGGATCCACACCCGCACCGCCGACGAGGCGGGCGTCCGGCTCGGCGAGGCCGTCGCACGGCACGCCCTGAGCAACGCCGACCGCCTCCTGGGCCGGCCCTGA
- a CDS encoding exonuclease SbcCD subunit D, translated as MKFLHTSDWHLGRSFHRVNMLDAQAAFIDHLVEAVQEHGADAVLVAGDVYDRAVPPLPAVELYDRALHRLADLGVPTVMISGNHDSARRLGVGAGLIGRAGIHLRTDPAGCADPVVLADVHGEVALYGLPYLEPALVKDTFATGKVSHEAVLGAAMDRIRADLAGRAPGTRSVVLAHAFVTGGQASDSERDIAVGGVEAVPAAVFDGVDYAALGHLHGCQTINERVRYSGSPLAYSFSEAGHRKSMWLVDLGPGGEITAERIDTPVPRPLARLRGRLEELLEDPAHTAYEDSWIEATLTDPLRPEDPMARLAARFPHTLSLAFDPEGRDEDGTASYAQRLKGRSDQEIAEDFIAHVRGGGADEAERAVLRGAFEDVRTELVRTEDGRQEAGR; from the coding sequence GTGAAGTTCCTGCACACCTCCGACTGGCACCTGGGCCGGTCCTTCCACCGCGTGAACATGCTCGACGCCCAGGCCGCCTTCATCGACCACCTCGTCGAGGCCGTCCAGGAGCACGGAGCCGACGCCGTCCTCGTCGCCGGGGACGTGTACGACCGTGCCGTGCCCCCGCTGCCCGCCGTCGAGCTCTACGACCGGGCCCTGCACAGGCTCGCCGACCTCGGGGTGCCCACGGTGATGATCTCCGGGAACCACGACTCGGCCCGCCGCCTCGGTGTCGGCGCCGGGCTGATCGGCCGGGCCGGGATCCACCTCAGGACCGACCCCGCGGGCTGCGCCGACCCCGTGGTGCTGGCCGACGTACACGGCGAGGTGGCCCTGTACGGGCTGCCGTACCTGGAACCGGCACTGGTCAAGGACACCTTCGCCACCGGGAAGGTCAGCCACGAGGCGGTACTGGGCGCGGCCATGGACCGGATCCGCGCCGACCTGGCCGGCCGGGCCCCCGGCACCCGCTCCGTGGTCCTCGCCCACGCCTTCGTCACCGGCGGGCAGGCCAGCGACAGCGAACGCGACATCGCCGTCGGCGGGGTCGAGGCCGTACCCGCCGCCGTCTTCGACGGGGTGGACTACGCCGCCCTCGGCCACCTCCACGGCTGCCAGACGATCAACGAACGGGTCCGCTACTCCGGTTCCCCGCTCGCCTACTCCTTCTCCGAGGCCGGCCACCGCAAGAGCATGTGGCTGGTCGACCTCGGCCCGGGCGGGGAGATCACCGCCGAGCGGATCGACACCCCCGTGCCCCGCCCGCTCGCCCGGCTGCGGGGACGGCTGGAGGAACTCCTCGAGGACCCCGCGCACACCGCGTACGAGGACTCCTGGATCGAGGCCACCCTCACCGACCCCCTCCGGCCGGAGGACCCCATGGCCCGCCTCGCCGCCCGCTTCCCCCACACCCTCAGCCTCGCCTTCGACCCCGAGGGCCGCGACGAGGACGGCACGGCCTCCTACGCCCAGCGCCTCAAGGGCCGCAGCGACCAGGAGATCGCCGAGGACTTCATCGCCCACGTGCGCGGCGGCGGCGCCGACGAGGCCGAGCGGGCCGTGCTGCGGGGCGCCTTCGAGGACGTACGCACCGAGCTCGTACGCACCGAGGACGGCCGTCAGGAGGCCGGCCGATGA
- a CDS encoding DUF885 domain-containing protein: MSDTLHTDSAARLPRQVADAYVDDLIALDPIQGTYLGIAASSSRLPDFSPAGRAAVGELLRTTLARLDAAELLPGADTDAERRCGRLLRERLNAELAVHEADEDLRAVSNIHSPAHAVREVFTLTPADTEQDWAAIAERLRAVPGCLAGYRESLELGLERGLLGGPRPTATFVGQLTTWAGQDDDGSRDFFGEFAAAGPESLRTELDEAAAGATAAVATLRDWMRDVYAPAVAGAPDPVGRERYARWSRYFNGTDLDLDEAYAYGWSEYHRLLAEMKSEAAKILPDGGDPWDALRHLDEHGTHIEGVEEVQAWLQGLMDEAIENLDGTHFELAERVKRVESMIAPSGGAAAPYYTNPSEDFSRPGRTWLPTMGQTRFPVYDLVSTWYHEGVPGHHLQLAQWTHVADRLSRYQASVGLVSANAEGWALYAERLMDELGYLKDAEQRLGYLDCQMMRAARVIVDIGMHLGLEIPADSPFHPGERWTVDLAQEFFGLHSGRPQDFIESELTRYLSMPGQAIGYKLGERAWLMGRDNARAAHGDAFNLKAWHMAALSQGSLGLDDLVDELSRL; encoded by the coding sequence ATGTCAGACACCCTCCACACCGACAGCGCAGCGCGTCTGCCCCGCCAGGTCGCCGACGCCTACGTCGACGACCTCATCGCCCTCGACCCGATCCAGGGCACCTACCTCGGTATCGCCGCCAGTTCGAGCCGGCTGCCGGACTTCTCCCCCGCCGGCCGCGCCGCGGTCGGCGAGCTGCTGCGCACCACCCTCGCCCGGCTGGACGCCGCCGAGCTGCTGCCCGGCGCCGACACCGACGCCGAGCGCCGCTGCGGCCGGCTGCTGCGCGAGCGGCTGAACGCCGAACTCGCGGTCCACGAGGCCGACGAGGACCTGCGGGCCGTCAGCAACATCCACTCCCCGGCGCACGCCGTCCGCGAGGTCTTCACCCTCACCCCGGCCGACACCGAGCAGGACTGGGCCGCGATCGCCGAACGGCTGCGCGCCGTACCGGGCTGCCTGGCCGGCTACCGGGAGAGCCTCGAGCTCGGCCTGGAACGCGGGCTGCTCGGCGGCCCCCGCCCCACCGCCACCTTCGTCGGGCAGCTCACCACCTGGGCCGGCCAGGACGACGACGGTTCCCGGGACTTCTTCGGCGAGTTCGCCGCCGCCGGCCCGGAGTCCCTGCGCACGGAGCTGGACGAGGCTGCCGCGGGCGCGACGGCGGCCGTGGCCACACTGCGCGACTGGATGCGCGACGTGTACGCCCCGGCCGTCGCCGGCGCGCCGGACCCGGTGGGCCGCGAGCGCTACGCCCGCTGGTCGCGCTACTTCAACGGCACGGACCTGGACCTGGACGAGGCGTACGCCTACGGCTGGTCCGAGTACCACCGGCTGCTCGCCGAGATGAAGAGCGAGGCGGCCAAGATCCTGCCGGACGGCGGCGACCCGTGGGACGCGCTGCGGCACCTGGACGAGCACGGCACCCACATCGAGGGGGTCGAGGAGGTCCAGGCCTGGCTCCAGGGCCTGATGGACGAGGCCATCGAGAACCTCGACGGCACCCACTTCGAACTCGCCGAGCGGGTCAAGCGGGTCGAGTCCATGATCGCCCCCTCGGGCGGCGCCGCGGCCCCGTACTACACCAACCCCTCGGAGGACTTCTCCCGCCCGGGGCGGACCTGGCTGCCGACCATGGGCCAGACCCGCTTCCCCGTGTACGACCTGGTCTCCACCTGGTACCACGAGGGCGTTCCGGGGCACCACCTCCAGCTCGCGCAGTGGACGCACGTCGCGGACCGGCTCTCCCGCTACCAGGCGAGCGTCGGCCTGGTCAGCGCGAACGCCGAGGGCTGGGCCCTGTACGCGGAGCGGCTGATGGACGAGCTGGGCTACCTCAAGGACGCCGAGCAGCGCCTGGGTTACCTGGACTGCCAGATGATGCGCGCCGCGCGGGTGATCGTGGACATCGGCATGCACCTGGGGCTGGAGATCCCGGCGGACTCGCCGTTCCACCCGGGCGAGCGCTGGACGGTCGACCTGGCGCAGGAGTTCTTCGGCCTGCACAGCGGCCGGCCGCAGGACTTCATCGAGAGCGAGCTGACCCGCTACCTGTCGATGCCCGGGCAGGCCATCGGGTACAAGCTGGGTGAGCGCGCCTGGCTGATGGGCCGGGACAACGCCCGCGCCGCGCACGGCGATGCCTTCAACCTGAAGGCGTGGCACATGGCGGCGCTGTCGCAGGGTTCGCTGGGCCTGGACGACCTGGTGGACGAGCTCTCGCGGCTCTGA
- a CDS encoding GNAT family N-acetyltransferase, protein MTDRSPASHAPRPHRHHWRRDLVELAALFCAVAVADGIANLVAHGPGGPVLLVASAVALLVTAAFHTWWARRHSHAPPPVSTAPSDPPPAATTTQTTGALWRMRTTVRDQPGSLAALCTALARDGVDILTLQTHPLPEGGTVDEFLLRAPRELPSAGLARTVAQAGGRSTWIERADAHDLVDTPTRVLGLATRTALDAAELPLALRQLLGRCTIQSIPATTLSGRPNAGADAPVEGVLESTVMRLRDPSGGAITVERPYLPFTPTEFARARALVELDARLGPRVPRSQDVLTLPEGNEITVRRADGSDLEAARAMHDRCSERTLGLRYHGPVADADRYLGHLLSPRFGRTLAATTASGKLVALGHLLWDGDETEVALLIEDDWQRRGIGSQLLRRLISMAVEAGCDSVYAVTQASNTGMVAAMRGLGLPLDYQIEEGTLVITARLDATPVVSRLPYEVPRAQAPYGTRRDPRH, encoded by the coding sequence ATGACTGACCGTAGCCCTGCCTCCCACGCCCCGCGTCCCCACCGCCACCACTGGCGCCGGGACCTCGTCGAACTCGCCGCCCTCTTCTGCGCCGTCGCGGTCGCCGACGGCATCGCCAATCTGGTCGCGCACGGCCCGGGCGGCCCGGTGCTGCTGGTCGCCTCGGCCGTCGCCCTGCTGGTCACGGCGGCCTTCCACACCTGGTGGGCGCGCCGCCACAGCCATGCGCCGCCCCCGGTGAGCACGGCCCCGTCCGATCCGCCCCCGGCCGCGACGACCACCCAGACCACCGGCGCGCTCTGGCGGATGCGGACGACCGTACGCGACCAGCCCGGCAGCCTGGCCGCGCTGTGCACCGCGCTCGCCCGCGACGGCGTCGACATCCTGACCCTCCAGACCCACCCCCTCCCCGAGGGCGGCACCGTCGACGAGTTCCTGCTGCGCGCCCCGCGGGAGCTGCCCTCCGCCGGCCTGGCCCGGACCGTCGCCCAGGCCGGCGGCCGCAGCACCTGGATCGAGCGCGCCGACGCCCACGACCTGGTGGACACTCCCACCCGGGTCCTGGGCCTGGCCACCCGCACCGCCCTGGACGCCGCCGAACTCCCGCTCGCGCTGCGCCAGCTGCTCGGCCGCTGCACCATCCAGTCGATCCCCGCCACCACCCTCTCGGGCCGCCCCAACGCGGGCGCCGACGCCCCCGTCGAGGGGGTCCTGGAGTCCACGGTGATGCGCCTGCGCGACCCCTCGGGCGGCGCGATCACCGTGGAGCGGCCCTACCTGCCCTTCACCCCGACCGAGTTCGCCCGCGCCCGGGCCCTGGTCGAGCTCGACGCCCGCCTCGGGCCCCGTGTCCCCCGGAGCCAGGACGTGCTGACCCTGCCCGAGGGCAACGAGATCACCGTGCGCCGGGCCGACGGCTCCGACCTCGAGGCCGCCCGCGCCATGCACGACCGTTGCAGCGAGCGCACCCTCGGCCTGCGCTACCACGGCCCGGTCGCCGACGCCGACCGCTACCTCGGCCACCTGCTGAGCCCCCGCTTCGGCCGCACCCTCGCCGCCACCACCGCCTCCGGCAAGCTCGTCGCCCTCGGCCACCTGCTGTGGGACGGCGACGAGACCGAGGTGGCGCTGCTCATCGAGGACGACTGGCAGCGCCGCGGCATCGGCTCCCAGCTGCTGCGCCGCCTCATCTCCATGGCCGTCGAGGCCGGGTGCGACAGCGTGTACGCCGTCACCCAGGCCTCCAACACCGGCATGGTCGCGGCGATGCGCGGCCTCGGCCTCCCCCTCGACTACCAGATCGAGGAGGGCACCCTGGTGATCACGGCTCGCCTCGACGCGACCCCGGTCGTCTCCCGCCTGCCGTACGAAGTCCCGCGCGCGCAGGCCCCGTACGGGACCCGGCGCGACCCCCGGCACTGA
- a CDS encoding rhodanese-like domain-containing protein produces the protein MTTTQPQTSTPATANPVLRVPPASPAAAAAYFAASLAFHADVSDVAAAFKAHREQGADLGFQLIDSRSTPSWDQAHVPGAIHLPTALIPEQAEKLLDKNVPVVTYCWGPGCNGGTRSALALAELGFQVKEMLGGIEYWIREGFEVETWQGSQQRAEADPLTAPTDSDDCGC, from the coding sequence ATGACGACGACGCAGCCCCAGACCAGCACCCCCGCCACCGCCAACCCCGTGCTCCGGGTCCCCCCGGCCAGCCCGGCCGCCGCCGCCGCGTACTTCGCCGCGAGCCTGGCCTTCCACGCGGACGTGTCGGATGTGGCCGCCGCCTTCAAGGCCCACCGCGAGCAGGGCGCCGACCTCGGCTTCCAGCTGATCGACTCCCGCTCCACCCCCTCCTGGGACCAGGCCCACGTGCCCGGCGCGATCCACCTGCCCACCGCGCTGATCCCCGAGCAGGCCGAGAAGCTCCTCGACAAGAACGTCCCCGTGGTCACCTACTGCTGGGGTCCGGGCTGCAACGGCGGCACCCGCTCCGCCCTCGCCCTGGCCGAACTCGGCTTCCAGGTCAAGGAGATGCTCGGCGGCATCGAGTACTGGATCCGCGAGGGCTTCGAGGTCGAGACCTGGCAGGGCTCGCAGCAGCGCGCCGAGGCCGACCCGCTGACCGCCCCCACCGACTCGGACGACTGCGGCTGCTGA
- a CDS encoding SMC family ATPase produces MRLHRLEITAFGPFAEPQTIDFDTLSGAGIFLLHGPTGAGKTSVLDAVCYALYGSVPGSRQAPGTTLRSDHAAPDTPTEVTLELTAGGRRLEITRRPEQDRPKKRGTGTTKDKAQSWLREHTGDGWSALSRSHQEIGEEIEQLLGMSREQFCQVVLLPQGEFAQFLRAGAEARGRLLGRLFDTRRFAAVETLLADRRRAAEAKVRAGDEKVLAAAQRLAQAAGDSADLRAWPLPGHQPGDPGLAEAVRAWAAVARCSARERLTVAEYALAAVEGRHAAARRDAEEARELDRLQHRHAETARRAALLDGATPERERVRALLDRARRGALVAPALELRGAAAAAHLTAAHAEALARAELPPALAEAGTEQLAAVEQRLREDLGAAGAAQRAEQRSAEIGRERATLERESRDADEQCQESAQWLARWEATRAALQERVDSAQQALTLAEQLAGRLEPARMQLTAARRRDALAADAEAAAGELLRAREESSAARERWLELKEARLRGIAAELAAALTAGEPCTVCGSAEHPAPARPAPGHVDRAAEDAAHARFEQAEERRAAVERRLAAVREAEVEAASAAGDATTAELLALTGDLSARHAAAHADAAGLHTARERLARAEREHGARSSDRLEAERRTAARASRREALDQEQASLEAELVLVRADSPSVAARARTLEDRIRMVTTAAAALRRAEVTAARLKEADDQLADAAFKAGFDTTEAAADAVLPEYERTALQHRLDAWQAEEAMLADRRAERDTAEAAALPPADPAAAGAAEERAAARLRTAGSAVDAARVRCTELDRLSRQAEQELRALGPLRAAYERVARLAGLTAGTSADNERKMRLEAYVLAARLEQVAAAATVRLLRMSGGRYTLVHSDARASGRGRSGLGLHVVDAWTGRERDTATLSGGETFFASLALALGLADVVTDEAGGMRLDTLFIDEGFGSLDDQALDEVLDVLDSLRERDRSVGIVSHVGDLRTRVQAQLEIVKQRGGSVVRHRTAGVTD; encoded by the coding sequence ATGAGGCTGCACCGGCTCGAGATCACCGCCTTCGGCCCCTTCGCCGAACCCCAGACGATCGACTTCGACACCCTCTCCGGCGCCGGGATCTTCCTGCTGCACGGCCCCACCGGCGCCGGCAAGACCTCCGTCCTCGACGCCGTCTGCTACGCCCTCTACGGATCCGTGCCCGGCTCGCGCCAGGCCCCCGGCACCACCCTGCGCAGCGACCACGCCGCCCCGGACACCCCGACCGAGGTCACCCTCGAACTCACCGCGGGCGGACGCCGCCTGGAGATCACCCGGCGCCCCGAACAGGACCGCCCCAAGAAACGCGGCACCGGCACCACCAAGGACAAGGCCCAGAGCTGGCTCCGCGAGCACACCGGGGACGGCTGGAGCGCCCTGAGCCGCTCCCACCAGGAGATCGGCGAGGAGATCGAACAGCTCCTCGGCATGAGCCGCGAGCAGTTCTGCCAGGTGGTCCTCCTGCCCCAGGGGGAGTTCGCCCAGTTCCTGCGGGCCGGAGCCGAAGCCCGCGGCCGGCTCCTCGGCCGGCTCTTCGACACCCGCCGCTTCGCCGCCGTCGAGACCCTGCTCGCCGACCGCCGCCGCGCCGCCGAGGCCAAGGTGCGGGCCGGCGACGAGAAGGTGCTCGCCGCCGCCCAGCGGCTCGCGCAGGCCGCCGGGGACAGCGCCGACCTGCGGGCCTGGCCGCTGCCCGGCCACCAGCCGGGCGACCCCGGCCTGGCCGAGGCCGTCCGGGCCTGGGCGGCCGTCGCCCGGTGCTCCGCCCGGGAGCGGCTCACCGTCGCCGAGTACGCGCTGGCCGCCGTCGAGGGACGCCACGCCGCCGCCCGGCGCGATGCCGAGGAGGCGCGGGAACTCGACCGGCTCCAGCACCGCCACGCCGAGACCGCCCGCCGGGCCGCCCTGCTGGACGGGGCTACGCCCGAGCGCGAACGCGTACGGGCCCTGCTGGACCGGGCCCGCCGGGGCGCCCTCGTCGCCCCCGCCCTGGAACTGCGCGGGGCCGCGGCCGCCGCCCACCTCACCGCCGCGCACGCCGAAGCCCTCGCCCGGGCCGAACTGCCCCCCGCCCTCGCCGAGGCCGGCACCGAGCAGCTCGCCGCCGTCGAGCAGCGCCTGCGCGAGGACCTCGGCGCGGCCGGCGCCGCCCAGCGCGCGGAACAGCGCAGCGCCGAGATCGGCCGCGAGCGGGCCACCCTGGAGCGCGAATCCCGGGACGCCGACGAGCAGTGCCAGGAGTCCGCCCAGTGGCTCGCCCGCTGGGAGGCCACCCGGGCCGCCCTCCAGGAGCGGGTCGACTCCGCCCAGCAGGCCCTCACCCTCGCCGAGCAGCTCGCGGGCCGGCTGGAGCCGGCCCGGATGCAGCTGACCGCCGCCCGGCGCCGCGACGCCCTCGCCGCCGACGCCGAAGCCGCCGCCGGCGAACTGCTCCGCGCGCGCGAGGAGTCGTCCGCCGCCCGGGAACGCTGGCTGGAGCTGAAGGAGGCCCGGCTGCGCGGCATCGCCGCCGAACTGGCCGCCGCCCTGACCGCCGGGGAGCCCTGCACGGTGTGCGGATCCGCCGAGCACCCCGCACCGGCCCGCCCCGCCCCCGGGCACGTGGACCGCGCCGCGGAGGACGCCGCCCACGCCCGCTTCGAGCAGGCCGAGGAGCGCCGCGCCGCCGTCGAGCGCCGGCTCGCCGCCGTCCGGGAGGCCGAGGTCGAGGCCGCCTCCGCCGCCGGGGACGCCACCACCGCCGAACTCCTCGCCCTCACCGGGGATCTGAGCGCCCGTCACGCCGCCGCCCACGCGGACGCCGCCGGACTGCACACCGCCCGCGAGCGCCTCGCCCGCGCCGAGCGGGAGCACGGGGCGCGCAGCTCCGACCGGCTCGAAGCCGAACGCCGCACCGCGGCCCGGGCCTCCCGGCGCGAGGCCCTCGACCAGGAGCAGGCCTCGCTGGAGGCCGAACTGGTCCTCGTACGGGCCGACTCGCCCAGCGTCGCCGCCCGCGCCCGCACCCTCGAGGACCGGATCCGGATGGTCACCACCGCCGCCGCCGCGCTGCGCCGGGCCGAGGTCACCGCCGCCCGGCTGAAGGAGGCCGACGACCAGCTCGCCGACGCCGCCTTCAAGGCCGGCTTCGACACCACCGAGGCGGCGGCCGACGCCGTGCTCCCCGAGTACGAACGCACCGCGCTCCAGCACCGCCTGGACGCCTGGCAGGCCGAGGAGGCGATGCTGGCCGACCGGCGCGCCGAGCGGGACACCGCCGAGGCGGCCGCCCTGCCCCCCGCCGACCCGGCCGCCGCGGGCGCCGCCGAGGAACGGGCCGCCGCCCGGCTGCGCACCGCCGGCTCGGCCGTCGATGCCGCCCGGGTGCGCTGTACCGAGCTGGACCGGCTCTCCCGCCAGGCCGAGCAGGAGCTGCGAGCCCTGGGCCCGCTGCGCGCGGCGTACGAGCGCGTGGCCCGCCTCGCCGGGCTGACCGCGGGCACCTCCGCCGACAACGAGCGCAAGATGCGGCTGGAGGCGTACGTCCTGGCCGCGCGGCTGGAGCAGGTCGCCGCCGCCGCGACCGTACGGCTCCTGCGGATGTCCGGCGGCCGCTACACCCTGGTCCACTCCGACGCCCGGGCGAGCGGACGCGGGCGCTCCGGCCTCGGGCTGCACGTGGTGGACGCCTGGACCGGCCGCGAGCGGGACACCGCCACCCTCTCGGGCGGCGAGACCTTCTTCGCCTCCCTCGCGCTGGCCCTGGGCCTGGCCGACGTGGTCACCGACGAGGCCGGCGGCATGCGCCTGGACACCCTCTTCATCGACGAGGGCTTCGGCAGCCTCGACGACCAGGCCCTGGACGAGGTGCTCGACGTACTGGACTCGCTGCGCGAACGGGACCGCAGCGTCGGCATCGTCAGCCACGTCGGCGACCTGCGCACCCGCGTCCAGGCCCAGCTGGAGATCGTCAAACAGCGCGGCGGCTCCGTGGTGCGCCACCGCACGGCGGGCGTCACGGACTGA
- a CDS encoding Lrp/AsnC family transcriptional regulator: MTGYSPDATDWRILAALQQDGRASFTELARTVSMSASAVTERVRRLEEAGIITGYTAVVDHEKLGKTILALVRLRYPHGNYKPFHEFLDATSEILEAHHVTGDDCFVLKVAARSMAHLEEVTGRISGLGAVTTSIVYSSPLARRPLSP, from the coding sequence ATGACCGGTTATTCCCCCGACGCCACCGACTGGCGGATCCTGGCGGCCCTCCAGCAGGACGGCCGCGCCAGTTTCACCGAGCTCGCCCGTACCGTGTCGATGTCGGCGAGCGCCGTCACCGAGCGGGTCCGCCGCCTGGAGGAGGCCGGGATCATCACCGGCTACACGGCGGTGGTCGACCACGAGAAGCTGGGCAAGACCATCCTGGCGCTGGTGCGGCTGCGCTATCCGCACGGCAACTACAAGCCGTTCCACGAGTTCCTGGACGCCACCTCCGAGATCCTGGAGGCCCACCACGTCACCGGTGACGACTGCTTCGTCCTCAAGGTGGCCGCCCGTTCGATGGCCCACCTGGAGGAGGTCACGGGCCGGATCTCCGGGCTCGGCGCGGTGACCACCAGCATCGTCTACTCCTCCCCGCTCGCCCGGCGTCCGCTCAGTCCGTGA